Proteins from a genomic interval of Hydrogenophaga sp. PAMC20947:
- a CDS encoding F0F1 ATP synthase subunit epsilon: MSTIRVDVVSAEESIFSGDAKFVALPGESGELGILPGHIPLITRIRPGAVRIEKADGGEEFVFVAGGILEVQPNHITVLSDTAIRGKDLDEAKAADARKEAEEAVKNAKSDIDLAKATSELAVMAAQIAALRKYRQKK, from the coding sequence ATGAGCACCATTCGCGTCGATGTAGTCAGCGCCGAAGAGTCGATCTTTTCAGGCGATGCCAAATTCGTGGCGTTGCCGGGCGAATCCGGTGAGTTGGGCATTTTGCCCGGCCACATTCCGTTGATCACCCGCATCAGGCCCGGTGCCGTTCGCATCGAAAAGGCCGACGGCGGCGAAGAGTTCGTGTTTGTGGCTGGCGGCATTCTGGAAGTGCAGCCCAACCACATCACCGTGTTGTCCGACACCGCCATTCGCGGCAAAGATCTGGACGAAGCCAAAGCCGCAGATGCCCGCAAGGAAGCGGAAGAGGCTGTGAAGAACGCCAAGAGCGACATCGATCTGGCCAAAGCCACCTCCGAGCTTGCTGTCATGGCCGCTCAGATTGCAGCCTTGCGAAAGTACCGCCAGAAAAAATAA
- a CDS encoding nuclear transport factor 2 family protein translates to MRKSKPPLSSPEDTEHAFYEALQQGDIERLMACWADEEDVVCVHPGGPRLLGHAAVRAAFEALFANGSVKAQAEKVRRLDAGSSSVHSVIERVEVMGNDGPQVAWVLATNVYVKTVHGWRLIAHHASQGSATEPVDVYTEPTVLH, encoded by the coding sequence ATGCGCAAATCCAAACCGCCCCTCAGTTCCCCCGAAGACACAGAGCATGCTTTCTACGAAGCCCTGCAACAAGGCGACATTGAGCGCCTGATGGCCTGTTGGGCCGACGAAGAAGATGTTGTCTGCGTGCACCCTGGCGGGCCACGTCTGCTGGGCCACGCCGCCGTGCGTGCAGCCTTTGAGGCGCTGTTTGCCAATGGCAGTGTCAAGGCGCAAGCTGAAAAGGTCCGGCGTCTTGATGCCGGCTCCAGCAGCGTGCACAGCGTGATCGAGCGGGTGGAGGTCATGGGCAACGACGGGCCGCAAGTGGCCTGGGTGCTTGCAACCAATGTGTACGTCAAGACCGTGCATGGCTGGCGTCTGATCGCTCACCATGCCAGCCAGGGCTCAGCGACCGAACCTGTTGACGTGTACACCGAGCCCACGGTGCTGCACTGA
- the atpG gene encoding F0F1 ATP synthase subunit gamma, producing the protein MAAGKEIRGKIKSVENTKKITKAMEMVAASKMRKAQERMRAARPYAEKVRQITGNLSRANPEYTHPFMQTNEAKTVGFVLVTTDKGLCGGMNTNILRALTAQLKELQSKGLSAEAVAIGNKGLGFLNRINAKVVSSAIALGDRPHLDKLIGPVKALLDAYTEGRINAVYVCYTKFINTMKQEAVIEQLLPLNAEAMQEGAKGRDWDYVYEPDAAAVIDELLLRYVEAQVFQAVAENMASEQSARMVAMKAATDNAGEVIGELKLVYNKTRQAAITKELSEIVAGAAAV; encoded by the coding sequence ATGGCAGCAGGTAAGGAAATACGCGGCAAGATCAAATCGGTGGAAAACACCAAGAAGATCACCAAAGCCATGGAAATGGTGGCCGCCTCAAAAATGCGCAAGGCGCAGGAACGCATGCGTGCGGCCCGGCCTTACGCGGAGAAAGTGCGTCAGATCACCGGCAACCTGAGCCGTGCGAACCCTGAGTACACCCATCCCTTCATGCAAACCAACGAAGCCAAAACCGTCGGTTTTGTCTTGGTCACGACCGACAAAGGTCTGTGCGGTGGCATGAACACCAACATCTTGCGCGCGCTCACAGCCCAGCTCAAGGAGTTGCAGTCCAAAGGTCTCAGCGCTGAAGCTGTGGCCATTGGCAACAAGGGCTTGGGATTTCTCAACCGCATCAATGCCAAGGTGGTGTCGAGCGCCATTGCGCTGGGTGACAGGCCTCACCTGGACAAGCTGATCGGCCCCGTCAAGGCGCTGCTCGACGCGTACACCGAAGGCCGCATCAACGCTGTGTATGTCTGCTACACCAAGTTCATCAACACGATGAAGCAGGAAGCCGTCATTGAGCAGTTGTTGCCGCTGAATGCGGAAGCGATGCAAGAAGGTGCCAAGGGCCGCGACTGGGATTATGTGTACGAGCCCGACGCTGCCGCGGTCATTGACGAGTTGCTGCTGCGTTACGTGGAAGCCCAGGTCTTTCAGGCTGTGGCCGAAAACATGGCGTCCGAGCAATCGGCACGCATGGTGGCCATGAAGGCCGCCACCGACAACGCCGGTGAGGTCATCGGCGAACTCAAGCTGGTCTACAACAAGACCCGCCAGGCAGCGATCACGAAAGAACTTTCGGAAATCGTCGCCGGCGCCGCTGCGGTTTGA
- a CDS encoding cyclic nucleotide-binding domain-containing protein produces the protein MSQYPVSSMFESPDLAPEEVAARLLVTPSALDDLTLADAMTVVTYMRPKRIPAGTVVIKEGEVKHNDYMLLILEGDISVESELLGGDSEALVVNVIGPGHLIGEMGLLDGSPRSARCTADTDVAAAVLSRTALMRLLRDHPRTGSRLLLAISKRMADRLRETTRKLRSFAQMNKALQEELQIVMNNRTLSEARASRERNKAP, from the coding sequence GTGTCCCAGTACCCGGTGTCCTCGATGTTCGAAAGCCCAGACCTCGCTCCCGAGGAGGTCGCGGCTCGCCTGTTGGTCACACCATCGGCCCTGGACGACCTGACCCTGGCCGATGCGATGACCGTTGTGACCTACATGCGGCCCAAACGCATACCGGCTGGAACGGTCGTGATCAAGGAGGGCGAAGTCAAACACAACGACTACATGTTGCTGATCCTGGAGGGGGATATCTCGGTGGAGAGCGAACTTCTCGGAGGGGATTCCGAAGCTCTGGTGGTCAATGTGATCGGCCCGGGTCATTTGATAGGGGAGATGGGCCTGCTGGACGGCTCACCTCGTTCGGCCCGGTGTACGGCCGATACCGATGTGGCCGCCGCGGTGTTGTCGCGTACGGCGCTGATGCGCTTGCTGCGGGATCATCCACGGACCGGATCGCGCCTCCTTCTGGCCATTTCCAAGCGCATGGCTGACCGGTTGCGTGAAACCACGCGCAAGTTGCGCTCGTTCGCTCAAATGAACAAAGCCCTGCAGGAAGAGCTTCAGATTGTCATGAACAACCGGACACTGAGCGAAGCCCGGGCTTCACGCGAGCGAAACAAAGCCCCCTGA
- a CDS encoding DUF192 domain-containing protein, with product MSALPKQLWLNKQPTKVQVRMALKAFERVRGLLFRPPLKVDEAILIRPCNSVHMFGMRYAIDVVFLDASNEVVKLVPNLKPWQMAACLKSKSVLELPTKSIVRLGMLVGNQVEFK from the coding sequence ATGAGCGCTCTTCCCAAACAACTCTGGCTGAACAAGCAACCCACGAAGGTTCAGGTTCGCATGGCATTGAAAGCCTTCGAGAGGGTTCGAGGCCTGCTCTTTCGCCCGCCTTTGAAGGTCGATGAAGCGATCCTGATTCGGCCTTGCAATTCCGTGCACATGTTCGGCATGAGGTACGCCATCGATGTCGTATTTCTGGACGCATCAAATGAAGTGGTGAAACTTGTGCCAAACCTGAAACCTTGGCAGATGGCTGCCTGCCTGAAGTCCAAGTCGGTGCTGGAACTACCGACCAAAAGCATTGTCCGGCTAGGCATGCTTGTGGGCAACCAGGTCGAGTTCAAATAG
- the atpA gene encoding F0F1 ATP synthase subunit alpha, which translates to MQLNPAEISELIKSRIEGLGAASDVRNQGTVVSVTDGIVRVHGLSDVMQGEMLEFPANKDGVPSFGLALNLERDSVGSVILGEYEHISEGDTVKCTGRILEVPVGPELIGRVVNALGQPIDGKGPINAKLTDVIEKVAPGVIARKSVDQPVQTGLKAIDSMVPVGRGQRELIIGDRQTGKTAVAIDAIINQKGQNMTCVYVAIGQKASSIKNVVRALEQAGAMEYTIVVAASAAESAAMQYLSAYSGCTMGEYFRDRGEDALIVYDDLSKQAVAYRQVSLLLRRPPGREAYPGDVFYLHSRLLERAARVNADYVEAFTKGAVKGKTGSLTALPIIETQAGDVSAFVPTNVISITDGQIFLETNLFNAGIRPAINAGISVSRVGGAAQTKLIKNLSGGIRTDLAQYRELAAFAQFASDLDEATRKQLDRGARVTELLKQAQYAPQSIGIMASTLFAVNKGYMDDLEVKQVLAFEAGMHAHLKDKHAALLAKLENDRAMDKDAEAQLAAAIADFKKTGTY; encoded by the coding sequence ATGCAACTCAATCCCGCCGAAATTTCCGAATTGATCAAGTCCCGCATCGAGGGTCTGGGCGCTGCCAGTGATGTGCGCAACCAGGGTACCGTCGTGTCGGTGACCGACGGTATCGTCCGCGTGCACGGCCTGTCCGATGTGATGCAGGGCGAAATGCTGGAATTCCCCGCCAACAAGGACGGCGTGCCTTCCTTCGGTCTGGCACTGAACCTCGAGCGCGACTCGGTCGGTTCCGTGATCTTGGGTGAGTACGAGCACATCTCCGAAGGCGACACCGTCAAGTGCACGGGCCGCATTCTGGAAGTGCCCGTAGGCCCTGAGTTGATTGGCCGCGTGGTCAATGCGCTGGGTCAGCCTATCGACGGCAAAGGCCCGATCAACGCCAAGCTGACCGACGTGATCGAAAAGGTCGCCCCTGGTGTGATCGCCCGTAAATCCGTTGACCAGCCTGTGCAAACCGGCTTGAAGGCGATCGACTCCATGGTGCCCGTGGGCCGTGGCCAGCGCGAATTGATCATTGGCGATCGCCAGACCGGCAAAACCGCCGTCGCCATCGACGCCATCATCAACCAAAAAGGTCAGAACATGACCTGCGTCTATGTCGCGATTGGCCAGAAGGCCTCGTCGATCAAAAACGTGGTGCGTGCTCTGGAGCAGGCTGGCGCGATGGAATACACCATTGTGGTGGCCGCTTCTGCCGCTGAATCTGCTGCCATGCAGTACCTGTCGGCCTACTCAGGTTGCACGATGGGCGAATACTTCCGTGACCGCGGCGAAGACGCGCTGATCGTTTATGACGATCTGTCCAAGCAAGCTGTTGCTTACCGTCAAGTGTCGCTGTTGCTGCGCCGCCCACCAGGCCGTGAAGCCTACCCTGGCGATGTGTTCTATCTCCACAGCCGTCTGCTGGAGCGTGCTGCCCGCGTGAATGCCGACTACGTCGAAGCGTTCACCAAAGGCGCCGTCAAAGGCAAGACCGGTTCCCTGACCGCTCTGCCCATCATTGAAACGCAAGCCGGCGACGTGTCCGCTTTCGTGCCAACCAACGTGATCTCGATCACCGATGGTCAGATTTTCCTGGAAACCAACCTGTTCAACGCCGGTATCCGCCCCGCCATCAACGCCGGTATTTCCGTGTCGCGTGTGGGTGGTGCAGCCCAGACCAAGCTGATCAAGAACCTCTCCGGTGGTATCCGCACCGACTTGGCCCAGTACCGTGAATTGGCTGCCTTTGCGCAGTTCGCTTCCGATCTGGACGAAGCGACCCGCAAACAGCTCGACCGCGGTGCCCGCGTGACCGAATTGTTGAAGCAGGCCCAGTACGCACCCCAGTCGATCGGCATCATGGCGTCCACGCTGTTTGCTGTGAACAAGGGTTACATGGATGATCTGGAAGTCAAGCAAGTGCTGGCCTTTGAAGCGGGCATGCATGCCCACCTGAAAGACAAGCACGCTGCGTTGTTGGCCAAGCTCGAGAACGATCGCGCCATGGACAAAGACGCAGAAGCTCAGCTGGCCGCAGCGATCGCCGACTTCAAGAAAACCGGCACGTACTGA
- a CDS encoding LemA family protein, protein MPVFYRWAAALLLVFGLTGCGYNDFQRLDEQSRSAWSEVLNQYQRRADLIPNIVATVKGEANFEQETLTKVIEARSKATSIQMTPEMVNDPAAMAKFQAAQGEVSSALSRLMVVVEQYPNLKANQGFSDLRVQLEGTENRVTVARNRYIEAIQEYNVLARSFPSNLTAMVFSYAPKANFQVENEAAITQPPKVDFNKP, encoded by the coding sequence ATGCCAGTCTTTTATCGTTGGGCTGCAGCCCTGTTGCTGGTCTTTGGCCTGACCGGCTGCGGCTACAACGACTTTCAACGGCTGGATGAGCAGAGCCGGTCCGCCTGGTCCGAGGTGCTCAATCAGTACCAACGGCGTGCCGATCTCATCCCCAACATCGTCGCCACCGTCAAAGGCGAAGCGAATTTTGAGCAGGAAACCTTGACCAAGGTGATTGAGGCGCGCTCCAAGGCCACTTCAATCCAGATGACGCCCGAGATGGTCAATGACCCAGCCGCCATGGCGAAGTTTCAGGCTGCTCAGGGCGAGGTCAGCAGCGCCCTCAGCCGCTTGATGGTGGTGGTTGAGCAATACCCCAACCTGAAGGCCAACCAAGGGTTCAGTGACCTGCGCGTGCAGTTGGAGGGCACAGAGAACCGGGTCACAGTGGCGCGCAATCGCTATATCGAGGCGATTCAGGAATACAACGTGCTGGCGCGGAGCTTTCCGAGCAACCTCACCGCCATGGTGTTCAGCTATGCGCCCAAGGCCAATTTCCAGGTTGAAAATGAGGCCGCCATCACGCAGCCGCCCAAGGTCGACTTCAACAAGCCATGA
- a CDS encoding TPM domain-containing protein translates to MLSRWILIFKHRWFDRGDTLRAIPDAMAERLARRVAASEARHTGEIRICVEAALPLSYVWRSGPAVPLSHRVRERALSWFGRLGIWDTEHNNGVLIYLLLAEHAIEVVADRALTRRVDQANWQAMVDRLGHRLHEGAFEDGLTAALEEVSALLVAHFPLDSGLSRPNELTNAVVRA, encoded by the coding sequence ATGCTGAGTCGCTGGATCCTGATTTTCAAACACCGCTGGTTCGATCGAGGTGACACACTGCGGGCCATTCCCGATGCCATGGCCGAGCGCCTGGCACGGCGTGTCGCGGCCAGCGAAGCCCGCCACACCGGCGAGATTCGCATTTGCGTTGAAGCGGCATTGCCGCTGTCCTACGTCTGGCGCAGCGGTCCAGCCGTGCCCCTATCGCACCGGGTGCGGGAACGTGCATTGAGCTGGTTTGGCCGGTTGGGCATTTGGGACACCGAGCACAACAATGGCGTGCTGATTTACCTGTTGCTCGCCGAACACGCCATTGAAGTGGTCGCCGACCGGGCGCTTACCCGGCGGGTTGATCAAGCGAACTGGCAAGCCATGGTGGACCGACTGGGCCATCGGCTGCATGAAGGTGCATTTGAAGATGGCCTGACTGCGGCGCTTGAAGAAGTGTCAGCGCTGCTCGTTGCCCACTTCCCGCTGGATTCCGGTTTGTCTCGACCCAATGAACTCACCAATGCGGTGGTGCGTGCCTGA
- the atpD gene encoding F0F1 ATP synthase subunit beta — protein MSQVQGKIVQCIGAVVDVEFPRSHMPHIYDALKMEGTALTLEVQQQLGDGVVRTIALGSSDGLRRGMMVTNTNNPIMVPVGKATLGRIMDVLGAPIDERGPVDQALTASIHRKPPAYDELSPSQELLETGIKVIDLVCPFAKGGKVGLFGGAGVGKTVNMMELINNIAKAHSGVSVFAGVGERTREGNDFYHEMADSGVVNLENLEDSKVAMVYGQMNEPPGNRLRVALTGLTIAESFRDEGKDVLFFVDNIYRYTLAGTEVSALLGRMPSAVGYQPTLAEEMGRLQERITSTKVGSITSIQAVYVPADDYTDPSPATTFAHLDSTVALSREIASLGIYPAVDPLDSTSRQLDPLIVGQEHYEVARAVQGTLQRYKELRDIIAILGMDELAPDDKLAVARARKIQRFLSQPFHVAEVFTGSPGKYVPLAETIRGFKMITNGECDHLPEQAFYMVGTIDEAFEKAKKVA, from the coding sequence ATGTCTCAAGTACAAGGCAAGATCGTTCAGTGTATCGGCGCAGTTGTGGACGTGGAATTCCCACGCAGCCACATGCCCCACATATACGACGCGTTGAAAATGGAAGGCACGGCCTTGACGCTGGAAGTCCAGCAGCAGCTGGGCGACGGCGTGGTGCGCACGATTGCGCTGGGCTCTTCCGACGGCCTGCGCCGCGGCATGATGGTGACCAACACCAACAACCCCATCATGGTGCCCGTGGGCAAAGCGACCCTGGGTCGCATCATGGACGTGCTCGGCGCGCCCATCGACGAGCGCGGCCCCGTGGATCAGGCCTTGACCGCCTCCATCCACCGCAAGCCACCTGCATACGACGAATTGAGCCCTTCGCAAGAATTGCTCGAAACCGGCATCAAGGTGATCGACCTGGTGTGTCCTTTCGCCAAGGGCGGTAAGGTCGGTTTGTTCGGTGGTGCCGGTGTGGGCAAGACCGTTAACATGATGGAACTCATCAACAACATCGCCAAGGCCCACTCGGGCGTGTCGGTGTTTGCCGGTGTGGGTGAGCGTACCCGTGAGGGCAACGACTTCTATCACGAGATGGCCGATTCCGGCGTGGTGAACCTCGAGAACCTCGAAGACTCCAAAGTGGCCATGGTTTACGGCCAGATGAACGAGCCCCCAGGAAACCGTCTGCGCGTTGCGCTGACCGGACTGACCATCGCTGAGTCGTTCCGCGACGAAGGCAAAGACGTGCTGTTCTTCGTGGACAACATCTACCGCTACACGCTCGCCGGTACCGAAGTGTCCGCACTGTTGGGCCGTATGCCTTCAGCCGTGGGCTACCAGCCTACGCTGGCCGAAGAGATGGGCCGCTTGCAAGAGCGGATCACCTCCACCAAGGTGGGCTCGATTACCTCGATCCAGGCCGTTTACGTGCCTGCCGACGATTACACCGATCCATCGCCAGCAACCACGTTTGCCCACCTGGATTCCACCGTGGCCTTGTCGCGTGAAATCGCCTCGCTGGGTATTTACCCCGCTGTGGATCCACTTGACTCCACCAGCCGCCAGCTGGATCCGCTGATCGTCGGCCAGGAGCACTACGAAGTGGCCCGCGCCGTGCAAGGCACGCTGCAGCGCTACAAAGAACTGCGCGACATCATTGCCATTCTCGGCATGGACGAACTGGCTCCTGACGACAAGCTGGCTGTGGCCCGCGCTCGCAAGATCCAGCGTTTCCTGTCGCAGCCGTTCCACGTGGCCGAAGTGTTCACGGGCTCGCCTGGCAAGTACGTGCCGTTGGCAGAAACCATCCGTGGTTTCAAGATGATCACCAATGGCGAGTGCGATCACTTGCCAGAGCAGGCTTTCTACATGGTCGGCACGATCGACGAAGCCTTCGAAAAGGCTAAAAAAGTCGCGTAA
- a CDS encoding alpha/beta fold hydrolase, with protein MDLTTYRAPWWLPGGNAQTLWAALAARRHHGPAPAWARTRWDTPDGDFIDLDQAVHESGASAPLLVLFHGLEGSSASQYAVAFADFAREHGLAMVVPHFRGCSGELNRGPRAYHSGDHEEIDWILRQLKAEHPSRPLVAAGVSLGGNALLRWAGEQGEQAAGVASALAAVCSPLDLTAGGHAIGRGFNRLVYTRMFLSTMVPKALRKLEQHPGLFDGDALRAARDLYEFDNLFTAPLHGFRDTDDYWQRASAKPVLADIRVPALAVNARNDPFVPSASLPDPQKAGDWVTLWQPEHGGHVGFPVSSGAVLGMPGHVRVMPDAVGSWLLAQLGTLPLVAVNETGGRVPDPHSASMGRPRPKTGL; from the coding sequence TTGGACCTGACCACCTACAGAGCGCCGTGGTGGTTGCCGGGTGGCAACGCGCAGACATTGTGGGCAGCGCTGGCCGCACGGCGTCACCATGGTCCCGCACCCGCTTGGGCGCGCACACGGTGGGACACGCCAGATGGCGACTTCATCGACCTTGATCAAGCGGTGCATGAAAGCGGTGCTTCGGCGCCATTGCTGGTGCTGTTTCATGGGCTGGAGGGCTCCTCGGCCAGTCAATACGCGGTGGCCTTCGCAGACTTCGCGCGCGAGCACGGTCTTGCCATGGTCGTGCCCCATTTTCGTGGCTGCTCGGGTGAGCTGAACCGGGGGCCACGGGCGTACCACTCCGGCGATCATGAGGAAATCGACTGGATCCTGAGGCAACTCAAGGCGGAGCACCCCAGCAGGCCTTTGGTGGCGGCCGGTGTTTCCCTGGGAGGCAACGCCTTGCTGCGGTGGGCCGGCGAGCAGGGCGAGCAGGCAGCGGGCGTGGCCAGCGCGCTGGCGGCGGTGTGTTCTCCGCTGGACCTGACCGCGGGCGGACATGCGATTGGGCGCGGCTTCAACCGGCTGGTCTACACCCGCATGTTCCTGTCCACCATGGTGCCCAAGGCCCTGAGAAAGCTGGAGCAACACCCCGGTTTGTTCGATGGGGACGCGCTGCGAGCCGCGCGCGATCTCTATGAGTTTGACAACCTGTTCACCGCGCCCTTGCACGGCTTCCGCGATACAGACGATTACTGGCAACGCGCCTCTGCCAAGCCGGTGTTGGCGGACATCCGTGTGCCTGCGCTGGCGGTCAATGCGCGCAACGACCCCTTTGTGCCCAGCGCTTCATTGCCCGACCCACAGAAGGCGGGCGACTGGGTCACGCTGTGGCAGCCGGAGCACGGCGGACACGTAGGCTTCCCCGTCTCGTCGGGCGCAGTGCTGGGGATGCCGGGGCACGTTCGCGTCATGCCCGATGCGGTGGGGTCCTGGCTGCTCGCTCAATTGGGTACGTTGCCGTTGGTAGCGGTCAATGAGACCGGCGGACGTGTGCCCGACCCTCACTCGGCTTCAATGGGTCGACCGCGCCCCAAAACTGGGTTGTAA
- a CDS encoding DUF2946 family protein: protein MDDIVKAALAKWPNVPACYGWLGLDARGDWYMRDDGTQAAGPFAVQAGQAGSASKGSRLLHGKLIDFIGRNYLADDGGQWFFQNGPQRVYVELEAVPYVWRLQTDGAILAHTGVPAGAVRQSLLDETGHLYLVTDLGLGLVHTSDMLQAADAVERGDWSPVDVKAGDLPGQWQFVRSPQRQHDGTQTTGQKA, encoded by the coding sequence ATGGATGACATCGTCAAAGCTGCGCTGGCCAAGTGGCCGAATGTACCTGCCTGTTATGGCTGGCTCGGGCTGGACGCGCGAGGGGATTGGTACATGCGTGACGATGGAACGCAGGCGGCCGGGCCCTTCGCGGTGCAGGCCGGTCAAGCTGGATCGGCCAGTAAAGGCTCCCGTTTGTTGCACGGCAAGCTGATCGATTTCATCGGCCGAAATTACCTGGCGGACGACGGTGGGCAATGGTTCTTTCAGAACGGCCCTCAGCGCGTTTATGTCGAGCTGGAAGCGGTGCCTTACGTGTGGCGTTTGCAGACCGACGGCGCCATCCTCGCCCACACCGGGGTGCCGGCGGGAGCCGTGCGCCAGAGCCTGCTCGACGAGACGGGCCATCTCTACCTGGTCACCGATCTGGGCCTGGGCCTGGTGCATACCAGCGACATGCTGCAGGCGGCCGACGCCGTGGAGCGGGGAGACTGGTCGCCCGTGGATGTGAAGGCGGGCGACTTGCCCGGCCAGTGGCAGTTCGTGCGCAGTCCGCAGCGCCAACATGACGGGACACAAACGACTGGCCAAAAAGCCTGA
- a CDS encoding c-type cytochrome, whose protein sequence is MSDHDSHTGPIKTPAQLLWTSFFFFVAPIFIIIGLVYYVTSDNKPAAGAVDPELATAIRIQRVGSVELRDANRPLASGDAVYAAQCSACHAAGVVGAPKFGDAAAWAPRIGQGYETLLTHALKGLNAMAAQGGGAFSDLEIGRAVVHMVNAAGGKLAEPAAPAAAPAEGEAPAAPEAAAAPATEAMAPAVAAAPAAEPAAAPVAAVTVAEGAGEALYKQACSVCHVAGVAGAPKFGDKAAWAPRVATGLDALTSSVIKGKGAMPPKGGSAASDADIKAAVEFMLAAVK, encoded by the coding sequence ATGAGCGATCACGACTCCCATACCGGCCCGATCAAAACCCCCGCCCAGCTGCTCTGGACGTCGTTCTTCTTCTTTGTTGCCCCGATCTTCATCATCATTGGCCTGGTGTACTACGTGACCTCCGACAACAAGCCCGCAGCCGGCGCCGTTGATCCGGAGCTGGCCACCGCCATCCGCATTCAGCGGGTGGGCTCGGTCGAATTGCGCGATGCCAACCGTCCGCTGGCAAGCGGTGACGCTGTATACGCGGCTCAGTGCTCAGCTTGCCATGCGGCCGGTGTTGTTGGCGCTCCCAAGTTCGGCGATGCTGCCGCATGGGCACCCCGCATCGGCCAAGGCTATGAAACCCTGTTGACCCATGCCCTGAAAGGCCTAAACGCCATGGCTGCCCAGGGTGGCGGCGCATTCAGTGATCTGGAAATCGGCCGTGCTGTGGTGCACATGGTGAATGCCGCCGGTGGCAAGCTGGCAGAACCAGCAGCGCCCGCCGCTGCTCCCGCTGAAGGTGAAGCCCCCGCCGCTCCTGAAGCAGCCGCAGCCCCTGCGACCGAGGCCATGGCCCCGGCCGTCGCAGCCGCCCCTGCGGCTGAACCCGCCGCCGCTCCAGTGGCTGCGGTAACCGTGGCAGAAGGCGCAGGCGAAGCCCTGTACAAGCAAGCCTGCTCGGTGTGCCATGTTGCCGGTGTAGCGGGTGCCCCCAAGTTTGGCGACAAAGCCGCCTGGGCTCCGCGCGTGGCCACGGGTCTGGACGCCCTCACCTCCAGCGTTATCAAAGGCAAGGGGGCAATGCCACCCAAAGGCGGCTCAGCTGCCTCCGACGCCGACATCAAGGCGGCTGTGGAATTCATGCTCGCAGCCGTGAAGTAA
- a CDS encoding TPM domain-containing protein, with amino-acid sequence MNLTGWLRRARTCLLLAVCLGASMLFPVWAQGVLPVPALQARVMDQTGTLSPQSVAALESKLAAFEQAKGTQIVVLLVPTTAPEDIADYTQRLGDAWKIGRREVGDGLLFVIAKDDRRLRIAPAKALEGAIPDLMAKRIIDQAVTPALRRGDFAGGIDAGVDQILALVSGEALPLPETGEPGAADSLSGSDLLIFMVFAVPIISTVLRGMFGNKLGTAIGGVAAGALAWMLTYVLWIAVGAGVLAMVVALFMQLSPSLPRSGRGSGGGGWGGGGGGGSGGGGFGSGGGGNFGGGGASGGW; translated from the coding sequence ATGAACCTTACGGGATGGCTGCGTCGCGCTCGGACCTGCCTGTTGCTGGCGGTGTGCCTGGGTGCGTCCATGCTGTTCCCTGTTTGGGCTCAGGGGGTGCTACCGGTGCCAGCGCTGCAGGCGCGCGTCATGGACCAGACGGGTACCTTGAGCCCGCAGAGCGTGGCGGCGCTGGAAAGCAAACTGGCCGCTTTCGAGCAAGCCAAAGGCACCCAGATCGTGGTGTTGCTGGTTCCCACCACTGCACCAGAAGACATTGCCGACTACACCCAACGGCTGGGAGACGCCTGGAAGATCGGTCGACGAGAGGTCGGCGATGGCCTGTTGTTTGTGATTGCGAAAGACGACCGGCGCCTGCGCATCGCCCCTGCCAAGGCGCTGGAGGGTGCCATCCCCGACCTGATGGCCAAGCGCATCATCGATCAGGCTGTGACGCCTGCGTTGCGCCGCGGTGATTTTGCGGGCGGTATCGACGCGGGCGTCGATCAGATTCTGGCGCTGGTGAGTGGCGAGGCGCTGCCCCTTCCAGAGACAGGTGAGCCGGGCGCGGCTGACAGCCTGTCTGGATCGGACTTGCTGATCTTCATGGTCTTTGCCGTGCCCATCATTTCCACGGTGTTGAGGGGCATGTTTGGCAACAAGCTGGGCACTGCGATCGGTGGCGTCGCCGCCGGTGCTCTCGCCTGGATGCTGACCTATGTGCTCTGGATCGCCGTCGGAGCGGGTGTGTTGGCCATGGTCGTGGCTCTGTTCATGCAGCTCTCGCCCAGCCTGCCGCGTTCGGGACGGGGCTCGGGCGGCGGGGGATGGGGCGGCGGCGGCGGCGGTGGCAGCGGCGGCGGGGGATTTGGCTCCGGCGGCGGTGGCAACTTTGGGGGCGGTGGCGCCTCCGGTGGGTGGTAA